The genome window CTTACAGCAACGCCTCCCTGCTCTTCCACAAGAGAAAGAACGTCAAGCGCATGCATCTTTTTCTCAGGAACAGCATCAAGACCAAAAATTAACAGATCTCCCTCGTATGTAAGCAACTCAAGACCAACAAGAACCAGGAAATTGTGTTTCATGCTCAATTCCTGAGCATAAGAACGCATACCCATACTTTCATGATCTGTAACACAAATTCCATCAAGCCCCATTTTTTTGCCTTGTTGAATTGCCTTCTCTATAGGTAAAAAACTATCTGAAGAAAATTCTTCAGTGTGAAGATGCGTATCGATAACCAGGGTCATTTCCTCCTTACTTTTTATTCATTATATCTATTATAAAAATATGTTATGTCCATAAGAATTATAAAGCAGCCTGTCTTCATGTCAATAGATAAAATTGAACACGCAAATAACCTTGAATTCGTTACTGTATGTTAATATGTTTTCGCAAAGAGATTGTGGCGAATAGGGAGGAGAGGTCGTGGCAGAAAAGAAAGGAGCTAGCGACAGAGCTTTTCAAAAAATAATTAATCTTGTTTTATCCCATGAACTTAAACCGGGAGATCGAATATATGAAACAAACCTGGTGGATGAACTACACATGAGCCGAACGCCCATACGTGAAGCACTTTCACGCTTAGTTTCTACAGGATTTTTAGAAAAAACCTCCGGGCAAAAAGGTTACGTTGTCCCTCTTTTATCTCCAGACGATATGGAACAAGTTTACTATTCAAGAATTGTTATTGAAGGGAAAGCTGCACGTAGAGCGGCCCAAAACGCCGATCAAAAAGCAACAGAGGATTTAGTTCGCCTTAATGAGGAAGAAAAAAGGAAATACCAGGCGAATGCGAAAGACGAATATGCAGCTCTTAATGAAAAATTTCATATGGCTATCGCCGAAATGTCTGGGAATACATATCTTTATCGATATATTCAACAGCTCTTTTGGCGTTCTAATCTCTATGTTTTCTTTTTCATGAGCTTCTACAATTTAAAACAACCAGAAAGTAATGGGACAGAGACAGATATTCGATTAAGCTATAAAGAACATGAAAAAATAATAGAAGCTATTCTGGCAAAGGATGGATTTGCCGCAGAAAAAGCAATGCAAGAGCACTTGATCACAGCATATAATTCAATGCTCAACCCTCAGAGCAAGCCTTTATTGACATTTGAAGAATTTAAAGACTAAGATGAAACTCAAGAAAAAAGGAAGGATTAGTTAATCCTTCCTTTTTTCTTGAACTAAACACTTTATATCTTCCATTAAATCTCTTCAAAAATTCCTTTTTTAACAATTTTTCCTTCACTCATCATAACTTCACCCTTAGCTATGACATATTCTAACCTAAAAGATGTAGGTGAAATAACAAGAACGTCACCGTCAACGCCAGGAGCAATGTGCCCCTTATTCAATAGTTTCAATCGTTCCGCTACATTTTGTGTCACTAGCTTTAAAGCAACCTCAAGACTTATTTTTTCTTCGCAGACACAATCTTTTAGCTCTCTAAACAACGAAAAAGGTTCTCCTATACCCATTTTTACAAGCTCTCCCGAAGAATCAAACTCTGGCATACTTCCGTTGCCATCAGTACTCATCGTGAGATGAGAGATAGGAACTTGTTCTTTCATAGCTCTTGCTATTCCCTCACTTGGTTTTACTGAGTTACCATCATTTCCCATACTCGTAGTGAGATCTATAACGCCACCATTATTACAATAATTCAACGCCTGAGTATAAAGTTTTCCATTCCGGTTAACGTGGGTAGGAATAATTTGGCCCAGAGGGATATCGGTTCCTTCAAGAGCTTGTTCTATTATATGTAACCCTATGGATTCTCCTCCCATATGAGCCTCAACAACGCCTGCCTTTCCAGATAGCATTCCGCCTACTCGAGCATCTGAAATAATGCGTCGTAATTCTTCTACAGTTGGATGTGACGAACGATGATCTGAAAGAGCTATTTTAGTCCCAATGATCTTGTCTATAAGAACAATATCAGACATTACGCTCTCTGTAATAGTTACGGAAGGAACACCGTACGCCCCCGTATACATGTATGTAGAAATGCCTTCGTTTTCAAGAGAACGAGCCTTTGCCAATAATTCTTTCAGCGATCGTGATATTCCGTCAGTACCTAAAGGTGCTACCGCAGTTGTAATACCTGCACTAATAAAACGACTCAGTTGCAAAGGAGGTGTTCTGAAATGGGGACCCCCTTCTCCTCCTGCTCCATTAAAGTGAACATGGCTATCAATGAGCCCAGGAACAACAAAAGCACTTTGAACGTCAATTATGATTGCTTCAGGATCAATAGCTAAAACAGCCTCTTTTGAAATTGTTGTTTCAAGTGCAAGAATAGATTTGCCCGCTATTAAAATATCGTGCTTCCCTAAATGAACAGGGGTATATATTTCTGCGTTTTGAATTAATAAGAGTCTCATTATAACCAACCTACTTTATCTAAAATTACACATTGGTATTCTTAAATTTAATACGTAAGGGAAATATTGAAAAACTTTTTTACTTCGTAGAGGGCAACAATACACGTGCATTTTATATTTCCTCCTCATTCAAATCGATAATATGTACATTTAAACGTATACGCAAAATATCGATAAATTTTAAAACAGATATATTGTATCAAAAAAATACAGATATAAGAAAGTGTCAAATGAAGCTTGTTTTAAAGGTTTTACTTGCAATAAAAAAAGAATAGCGATAAAATATTTTTGTTCTTGGATATTTTTATGTATCCATAAAAACATGGGGATGTAAAAAAACATATATACTCTTTTTATGTACTTTTTCTTTTTTTTCATCGCTCTTTATATTTCTTTTTACGTTCCAACGAATGACGCTTACACGTCCCCATTTTTCCCTTAAAAATCAGAAGGGAGTGGTGCCTGCTGAAGAAACGACAAACTAAAAACATTGACGCTCATTACTAGTATTGCAACAAATAGAAAAGGAGGTCGTTTTTTATGGATGTCTTCAGCAACGCCTTTGAAAAAAAGTGGTTTTTTATTTTTATGTTTATGTACGTACTTATTATGCTCCCGCTTCCCTTTTTCTTTTCTACAACATATATTCCCTCTTTGGGCGGTCTTCCGTCTTTTATTATTGGTTGGACAGTTCACACCGCAGCAACAATGGCGCTCATCTTTATTTTCTATAAACAGGCCATGAGTCGCCCTGAATATCACGAATTCGACGAAGATTAGGGGGGAAAGTTTATGGATGCCGTATCAAGTTTGATTCATCCCATTCCAGGTATTTTTTACACAGTTTTAGGTGGTTACTTTGTAATTATGGCACTTATTGGTTACTACTCAGCAAAAAATACATCTACATTAAGTGACTTCTTTGTTATGAGTGGTAAAGCCGGTGCTATCGTCAGTGGTCTTGCTTATTTTTCCACACAATATAGCATGAGTACTTTTATGGGATGTCCAGCAACATGTTATAAAGTAGGCTTTGCAGGACTGACCATTTCTGTCCCCGGCCTTGTCTTTAGTATGATCATTCCCGCCCTTTTTGTTGGACGGAAACTAGTTCGACTCGGTCACAAGCACGGATTTCTCACGATGGCCGATTACCTTGGCGACCGATACGAATCAGATGGTCTTCGGGTTCTTCTCGCTGTACTCATGATCATTTTCCTCATCCCAATGATGGGAGCTCAGACCATTGGTGCCGGCATTATTTTGAGAACCTTTACAGGTGCTCCTGAATGGGTTGGCATTGTAGCCATGGGTATCATCGTCATTCTTTATTGCATGAGCGGTGGTATAAGAGGAGCTATGCTTACAGACGTTATACAGGGTTCTCTTATGGTTTTAACCGCTATTATCACCTTTATTATTTCTGTTAAGATTGGTGGCGGTTTTTCGGCCATTTCTGAAAAACTTCACGCATTGAATCCGGCTTATATGAGTCACCCTGGCGTGGGCGGATCGTATGGTTGGGGAAACTACGTGTCGATGATCGTTATGTGGAGCTTTTTCTCTATTGGTCAACCTGGTCTTTTCACCAAATTCTTTGCCATGAAAGACTACAAAGTCATGTTCAAAGCCGTTCTTCTTGGAACTCTGGGCATGTGGCTAGCCGCAACTCTTATAGAGTGGTCTGGTGTTAATGCCATTGTTTCTATTCCAGGACTTGCCGGAAAACAAATTGACTTTGTTGTGCCTCTTATCTTGCAGCAGGGTGTTTCTCCGATAGTATCAACTCTTCTCATCGCTGGAATCATGGCGGCAGGAATGTCAACAATCGACAGTTTGCTCATCGTTTCGACAGGCGCTGTAACCCGCGATATTTATCAGAAGCTCATCAATAAGGATGCCACTGACGCTCAAATATTCCGTCTCTCTCGAATTGTTACAGTGATTATTGGTGTCATTGCCATTCTTTTTGGAATATCCCGACCAGCTACCATCTTCAAACTGATTCTTTTTGCCTTTGGTGGTTTGGGAATTTGGTCTGCTCCTATCATTATGGGTATGTATTGGAAAGGAGCTACAAAAGCCGGAGCTTTTGCTTCCGTTATTGTAGGTGAAATTCTTTTCGTCTTAATGACCCTCAAATTCAGATCATGGGCTTTTGGGTTCAATCCACTCATCATATGCTGGATTTATGCTATGTTGGTTATGGTTATCGTTAGTAAATTTACCCAACCGGCCTCTACAGCTACAATAAAGAAACATTTCGCTTAAAGTACACTAAGGCCCCGGCCGAGTTCTGAGGTCGGGGCCTTTTTATATCTATTTCTTTTCTTAAAGGAGTGTCCAAAATGTACTTAGCGTCTCTTTCTTGGAAAAAACTTGAAGAAAAAATTACAAAAGAAACTGTTGCCCTTGTACCCCTTGGAAGTGTTGAACAGCATGGTCCTCTTGGTCCTTTAGGAACCGACTACATCATTCCTGAAGAATTCGCAAAGAAAATCGAAGCTGCTTATCCAGAAGAAATTCTTTTACTTCCTACAATGCCTTACGGTGTATGTCCATATCACGGGTCATTCTCAGGAACAATTGACATGGGACTTGAAACGCTCGCTGAAGTTATGACTAGAATTGCCATGGGTCTTATGAATGCAGGAATTAAAAAAATAATATTCCTGAATGGCCACGGTGGAAATGGTCCCTCTCTTGATAAGGCCGCCCTTGCCGTTTACAAAAGAGGGGGGCTGGCTGCTATTGTAGATTGGTGGGTTCTTGCAGGCCAACTTAATCCTTCTTGGGCAGGCGGGCATGGAGCCGGTCAGGAGACATCTGTAATGATGGCTTTAAAACCAGATTGGGTTAACATGAAAGACTTTTTCCCTGCCCAGATCCATCATCTTAGCGAAACACTAAGAAATACTCATATCAGCACTGTTGCTTTTGAAAAAGGTTCTGTCAGAATCATTCGTGACGTTAAAGATGTAACATCCAATGGGGCTTACGGTGGAACAGACGCACCGGAAGATGCAAATATGGAATGGGGAAGTGAAATTTTCAACGGTGTAACCGAGTATCTTCTTCGATTTGTCGCGGAATATCTGAAAGTTTCCCTTCCAACACAAGGAGAATAAAAATGCTTAACGACGCAGAAATGGAGTTATGCAAGTCACTTTCTGCTACAACCTTGTTTGATGATATGAAGAATCTTTCTCAATTCAATCGTCTTTCAGGAAGCGATGGAGAGAAAGATGCCGTCAATTTTTTAAAAGAGAGACTTACAAAGGCAGGAATAGAATGGAAACTTCATTCATATCCTGCTCTTCTTAGTAATCCTCAACGAGCCGAGCTTCTATGCAAATATAGCCAGAAGGAAGAGATCGTTCCGTGCAAAACGTGGAGTTTCACCTCTTCCACACCTAAAGAAGGAATTGAGGCTTATTTACAATTCGTAGAAAAAGATCTTTTAGAGCACCATCCTCTGACATTTCTTGCAGACTACACTGCCAACAATAAAGATTTTCAAAACGTTATCGTAGTATCAAGAACGTCAAATCCAGTAGCTATTATGGAAGCCGAACGGCGAGGTGCTGTCGCCTTCATTTCTGTTTGGGAACAGGGAGATGAATCAATAGTTCACGAAGGAAACGTCAATATGATATGGGGAACTCCTGAACCTGAACAAAATCACATATATCCTCATATTCCAGTGGTCATTCTCTGTCGTCCTACAGGGGAAAAACTTATAGCCAACATTAAAAAAGATAGAGTGTTAGGAAAGATCACAACACAAGTTCAAGAAGGAATCACAACGATCCCTGTACTCGAAGCGTTGATTCCAGCAGAGGAAGAAAATGGAAACTATCTTCTCGTTGGAAACCACCTTGATTCATGGCACTATGGATCAGCAGATAATGCTACAGGTAATGCTATTGCTTTAAACCTCGCGGAAAAAACGATAAAAATGACAGGAAAAAAATTTGGGCTCAAAATATGTTGGTGGTCTGGACATTCCAATGGACGATATGCAGGATCTTCCACATATGCTTCTCGAAATTTCCTTGATCTTGAAAGAAACTGCCTTGCATACACAAATATCGACATGCCTGGCATGAGAGGGGCAACTGATTTTTCCAGAATATCTGCTGGGCCTGACCTTATGGAGATAGCTTCTCAAACTATACATGACATAACGGGACAAAAAGGTGAATGGAATCATCATGTTCGAGGATGGGACCAATCTTTTCAAAATATAGGAATATCACCATATTTTATCTGGTCTTCAACTTTGCCTGAAAACAATCAAGATACCACTGCCAATAGCTTTATGAGTTGGTGGTGGCATACGGAAGAAGACCTTCCTACATATGTAAGTCGTGATATCCTTGAAAAAGATGCTCAACTCTATTTAACCGCAGCCTCTCGGGTTCTTTGTAATCAATCTTTTTCCTTTAATATTAGGGCTTTGATTCAACAAATCAAAAAATGTTTTGCAACACCTCTCTTCTCTTCTCATCTAACATATATCAAAGAAATCACAGAAATGCTTGAGGATATTGAGAGGGTTGACACAACGAAGCTTTCTCTTCAAAAACAACTGTTTTATGTACGTCAGTTAAATAAAATCCTCTATGCTTTTAAAGCTCCTATGCTACAAGATTGGGCCATTAGCCTGGAATACATTCCCGGCCTTTCTCTTGCTTTTTCTTCTCTCCCTCAAACTGCGAGAGGAAAACTCATTATTGACCGCTTTGCCGAAACACAGAAAAATAGAATTCTCCTTCTCTTAGAAAAAATAAAAAATTGTGGATAACATACCCACACATGTGGAAATATTATTTTAAAAGGGGTTAAGATTCATTTCTTAACCCCTTTTAAAAATAAAAGACTTGACGAAATATTCAACCTTCGATATAAGCATTACTACACAGTTTGGTTTGCAACGATTAACACCTCATATTCCCCCCTGTAACACAATAGAAACACAATTTTTATTGAGGAGGGTTACGAATGGTGAACAACAAGAAAGAATCGCGAGCAAACAGTCCCGGTTTTTTTGAACGTTTCATCAAAGGTATCGAAGTTGTAGGCAACAAATTACCTCACCCTTTCTGGCTTTTCGTTATTCTCGCTCTCATTGTTATTGCTCTTTCGTACATACTATCGAAAGCTGGAGTATCCGTTACCTATCTTGCCGCCGCCCGCGGCGGTGGGGAAGCAAAACAAACCACAGTTGAAGTCGCAAACCTGTTAAGTTACAAAGCTCTTCGCCCCTTTATGGCCAATTTTGTCAAAACCTACGTTGGTTTTGCACCTCTCGGCCTTATTATGACCATGATGCTGGGTATCGGACTCGTAGAACAGACTGGTCTTATTTCAGCCCTCATGCGAAAAACCATAATGGGGGCCCCACCCTACTTAGTTACAGCCGTCCTTGCCATTGTTGGTATTAACGCCAACCTCGCTTCTGACGCAGGTATTATTTTCACCCCTGCTATAGGAGCTGCCGTATTCAAAGCTCTGGGACGAAATCCATGGGTCGGCATTATTGCAGGCTTTGCAGCTGCTTCTGGAGGATTCACCGCCAACTTCTTCATTGCCGGAACAGACGCTCTCTTGGCAGGTATTACAGAATCAGCAGCTAAGGGAATGAACATTGTTGGTCCTACCCACCCCCTTATTAATTGGTATTTTCTTATAGTAGCAACCGTTACTGTCACCTTTGTTACAACCTTTGTTACAGAACGATTTACCGTGAAAATTCTTGGAGATACAGGTGGACATAAAGACGAATCTGAACTCTTAAAACACGTCGTAACTCCTGAAGAAAATAGAGGACTTCGATGGGCTCTTATTGCCGCAGTTTTATGTATCGGATTTTTGCTCTATTTGACAATTCCGCAAGGTTCTTTCTTCAGATCTGACAATGGAACAATTGTTCCAAGCTCTCCCTTACTTTCAAGCGTTGTTGCTATTTTGTTTTTCATCTTCTTCTTTGTCGGAATCGCTTACGGATACGGCTCTGGTACCATAAAAGAAGCTTCAGATGTGCCCAAACTCATGCAGAAAGGGCTTCAAGGCAGTCTTAGCTTCCTTGTCGTAGCTCTGCCAGCAGCCTTATTCATTAATCTCTTTAATTCAAGTAACCTAACAACAATCCTTGCCGTTAAAGGTGCAGAGGGTCTTAAAGCGCTCAATTTAGGCGGCATTCCACTCATTTTGATGTTTATTCTTCTTTGCACGTTTATCAACCTATTCATTACAAGCGGATCTGCAAAATGGCTAATTCTGGCTCCTATTTTTGTTCCCATGTTCTCAATCATTGGTTTTTCACCGGCACTCACACAGATCGCTTATCGAATCGGAGACTCGTCATCGAATATTATCTCACCTCTCTCATACTACATTCCTGTCATGATAGGTCTTTTGGAGCAATATAAACCTGAAGGTGATACAAAACCTGTAGGAATAGGAACTGTCATCTCCCTGGAGATGCCTTACACTATTGCTTATCTTATCTGTTTCTCAATCCAGCTCATTATTTGGTATTTGCTCAAACTGCCACTTGGCCCAGGAGCAGGATTATTTATGTAAAAAAGTAAAAAAGCAAGATCATCGTTAAAACATAAAGATAAACGGGGGGAAACAACAATCCTAGCCATGTGTTTGATGGCTAGGATTGTTTATGTGCCTATTTATATTCATAAAAAATAATATAAATCAATAATTTAAAATTTATTTGAAAAATAAAATATAAAAATCTTTTAATTACAATAAAAAACACTAATATAGTATTAAATCTAATTTTTAATCCCTTACAAATACTCTGACTGACATTCTCTTTCTTATCCGTTGCATATATTCCTCAACTTTAACGCTATATCACACATATCAAAGGAGGTACATTATACATGGCAAAAAAACAAAAACGATCAGAAACAACGCACAGTCCCGGGCTATTTGAACGTTTCATCAAAGGTATCGAAATTATAGGCAACAAGTTACCTCACCCTTTCTGGCTTTTCGTTACTCTCGCTCTCATTGTTATTGCTCTTTCGTACATACTATCGAAAGCTGGAGTATCCGTTACCTATCTTGCCGCCGCCCGCGGCGGTGGGGAAGCAAAACAAACCACAGTTGAAGTCGCAAACCTGTTAAGTTTTGAAGCTCTGCGTCCCTTTATGGCCAATTTTGTCAAAACCTACGTTGGTTTTGCACCTCTCGGCCTTATTATGACCATGATGCTGGGTATCGGACTCGTAGAACAGACTGGTCTTATTTCAGCTCTCATGCGAAAAACCATAATGGGAGCTCCATCTTATTTAGTAACAGCCGTCCTTGCCATTGTTGGTATTAACGCCAACCTCGCTTCTGACGCAGGTATTATTTTCACCCCTGCCATAGGAGCTGCCGTATTCAAAGCCCTGGGGCGAAATCCATGGGTCGGCATTATTGCAGGCTTTGCAGCTGCTTCTGGAGGATTCACCGCCAACTTCTTCATTGCCGGAACAGACGCTCTCTTGGCAGGTATTACAGAATCAGTAACTAAAGGAATGAATATTGCAGGACCTACGCATCCCCTTATAAACTGGTACTTTCTTATTATGGCAACTCTAACTGTTACTTTTGTTACAACCTTTGTCACAGAACGATTTACCGTGAAAATTCTTGGAGATACAGGTGGACATAAAGATGAATCTGAACTCTTAAAACACGTCGTAACTCCTGAGGAAAATAGAGGACTTCGATGGGCTCTTATCGCAACAATTCTATGCATCGCGTTCTTACTCGTTCTAACAATTCCCGAAGGTTCATTCTTCAGGGCTAATGACGGAAGCATCGTTCCTAAATCTCCATTACTTTCAAGCGTTGTCGCTATTTTGTTTTTCATCTTCTTCTTTGTCGGAATCGCCTATGGATACGGCTCTGGTACCATAAAAGAAGCTTCAGATGTGCCCAAACTCATGCAGAAAGGGCTTCAAGGCAGTTTAAGTTTTTTAGTAGTGGCACTACCTGCATCTCTTTTTATTAATCTTTTTAACACAAGTAATATGGCTACTATCTTATCTGTACGTGGAGCTGAATGGCTGCAATCAATGAACCTTGGAGGAATTCCTCTCATTCTTATGTTCATATTACTTTGTTCAATACTTAACCTTTTCATCATGAGCGGATCTGCAAAATGGTTAATTCTGGCTCCTATTTTTGTCCCCATGTTCTCAATCATTGGTTTTTCACCAGCACTCACACAGATTGCTTATCGAATCGGAGACTCGTCATCGAATATTATCTCACCTCTCTCATACTACATTCCTGTAATCATTGGTTTGCTAGAACAATACAAACCTGAAGGAAACAAACAATCTGTAGGAATAGGAACTGTCATCTCTCTGGAGATGCCTTACACTATCGCGTACCTTATCTGCTTCTCGATCCAGCTCATTATTTGGTATTTGCTCAAACTGCCACTGGGTCCAGGTGCAGGATTATTCATGTAAGAAAAAATGTCAGAGGCTGCCATTTTAAATGGCAGCCTCTCTTTTAAAAAGGACAATAAAGGTCATCTCTTTAGCCCTCTTTTAATTGCAATCTTCATGTTAGATGAGTAATAGTAATCCATAAATTTTCAAACGACATAAGCACGCCAAGATATTTTTGACCTGACATAGGCTTTTCTATAAAACGAACCATATAATCAGCAGTTTCGAAGGGAGCAGATTTATTGACAGATGTAATGAAAAGAATTGGGGTAGTATAGAGAGCAGGATCATTACGTATTTCAGACAAAAGCATTTCACAACAATGGTCTGGAAGATCACAATCGGCCATAACAATATCTGGTTTGGAACGATCCCAATATTTGCCTACTTGTCGAAGATAATCTAAAGCTTCATAACGATTGTTAACAACGTGAACTGTATTGAAAATTTTCCAATCATTTAGGCTTTGAATGATCTTTAAAGCTTCTTTCTCATCTTTTTCTACAAGTAGAATTTCTACCGGTTTCATACACTTTTCTAC of Aminobacterium sp. MB27-C1 contains these proteins:
- the iadA gene encoding beta-aspartyl-peptidase is translated as MRLLLIQNAEIYTPVHLGKHDILIAGKSILALETTISKEAVLAIDPEAIIIDVQSAFVVPGLIDSHVHFNGAGGEGGPHFRTPPLQLSRFISAGITTAVAPLGTDGISRSLKELLAKARSLENEGISTYMYTGAYGVPSVTITESVMSDIVLIDKIIGTKIALSDHRSSHPTVEELRRIISDARVGGMLSGKAGVVEAHMGGESIGLHIIEQALEGTDIPLGQIIPTHVNRNGKLYTQALNYCNNGGVIDLTTSMGNDGNSVKPSEGIARAMKEQVPISHLTMSTDGNGSMPEFDSSGELVKMGIGEPFSLFRELKDCVCEEKISLEVALKLVTQNVAERLKLLNKGHIAPGVDGDVLVISPTSFRLEYVIAKGEVMMSEGKIVKKGIFEEI
- a CDS encoding AbgT family transporter, giving the protein MVNNKKESRANSPGFFERFIKGIEVVGNKLPHPFWLFVILALIVIALSYILSKAGVSVTYLAAARGGGEAKQTTVEVANLLSYKALRPFMANFVKTYVGFAPLGLIMTMMLGIGLVEQTGLISALMRKTIMGAPPYLVTAVLAIVGINANLASDAGIIFTPAIGAAVFKALGRNPWVGIIAGFAAASGGFTANFFIAGTDALLAGITESAAKGMNIVGPTHPLINWYFLIVATVTVTFVTTFVTERFTVKILGDTGGHKDESELLKHVVTPEENRGLRWALIAAVLCIGFLLYLTIPQGSFFRSDNGTIVPSSPLLSSVVAILFFIFFFVGIAYGYGSGTIKEASDVPKLMQKGLQGSLSFLVVALPAALFINLFNSSNLTTILAVKGAEGLKALNLGGIPLILMFILLCTFINLFITSGSAKWLILAPIFVPMFSIIGFSPALTQIAYRIGDSSSNIISPLSYYIPVMIGLLEQYKPEGDTKPVGIGTVISLEMPYTIAYLICFSIQLIIWYLLKLPLGPGAGLFM
- a CDS encoding sodium:solute symporter family protein (Members of the Solute:Sodium Symporter (SSS), TC 2.A.21 as described in tcdb.org, catalyze solute:Na+ symport. Known solutes for members of the family include sugars, amino acids, nucleosides, inositols, vitamins, urea or anions, depending on the system.), with the protein product MDAVSSLIHPIPGIFYTVLGGYFVIMALIGYYSAKNTSTLSDFFVMSGKAGAIVSGLAYFSTQYSMSTFMGCPATCYKVGFAGLTISVPGLVFSMIIPALFVGRKLVRLGHKHGFLTMADYLGDRYESDGLRVLLAVLMIIFLIPMMGAQTIGAGIILRTFTGAPEWVGIVAMGIIVILYCMSGGIRGAMLTDVIQGSLMVLTAIITFIISVKIGGGFSAISEKLHALNPAYMSHPGVGGSYGWGNYVSMIVMWSFFSIGQPGLFTKFFAMKDYKVMFKAVLLGTLGMWLAATLIEWSGVNAIVSIPGLAGKQIDFVVPLILQQGVSPIVSTLLIAGIMAAGMSTIDSLLIVSTGAVTRDIYQKLINKDATDAQIFRLSRIVTVIIGVIAILFGISRPATIFKLILFAFGGLGIWSAPIIMGMYWKGATKAGAFASVIVGEILFVLMTLKFRSWAFGFNPLIICWIYAMLVMVIVSKFTQPASTATIKKHFA
- a CDS encoding creatininase family protein, whose translation is MYLASLSWKKLEEKITKETVALVPLGSVEQHGPLGPLGTDYIIPEEFAKKIEAAYPEEILLLPTMPYGVCPYHGSFSGTIDMGLETLAEVMTRIAMGLMNAGIKKIIFLNGHGGNGPSLDKAALAVYKRGGLAAIVDWWVLAGQLNPSWAGGHGAGQETSVMMALKPDWVNMKDFFPAQIHHLSETLRNTHISTVAFEKGSVRIIRDVKDVTSNGAYGGTDAPEDANMEWGSEIFNGVTEYLLRFVAEYLKVSLPTQGE
- a CDS encoding AbgT family transporter, with the protein product MAKKQKRSETTHSPGLFERFIKGIEIIGNKLPHPFWLFVTLALIVIALSYILSKAGVSVTYLAAARGGGEAKQTTVEVANLLSFEALRPFMANFVKTYVGFAPLGLIMTMMLGIGLVEQTGLISALMRKTIMGAPSYLVTAVLAIVGINANLASDAGIIFTPAIGAAVFKALGRNPWVGIIAGFAAASGGFTANFFIAGTDALLAGITESVTKGMNIAGPTHPLINWYFLIMATLTVTFVTTFVTERFTVKILGDTGGHKDESELLKHVVTPEENRGLRWALIATILCIAFLLVLTIPEGSFFRANDGSIVPKSPLLSSVVAILFFIFFFVGIAYGYGSGTIKEASDVPKLMQKGLQGSLSFLVVALPASLFINLFNTSNMATILSVRGAEWLQSMNLGGIPLILMFILLCSILNLFIMSGSAKWLILAPIFVPMFSIIGFSPALTQIAYRIGDSSSNIISPLSYYIPVIIGLLEQYKPEGNKQSVGIGTVISLEMPYTIAYLICFSIQLIIWYLLKLPLGPGAGLFM
- a CDS encoding response regulator, which translates into the protein MMVEKCMKPVEILLVEKDEKEALKIIQSLNDWKIFNTVHVVNNRYEALDYLRQVGKYWDRSKPDIVMADCDLPDHCCEMLLSEIRNDPALYTTPILFITSVNKSAPFETADYMVRFIEKPMSGQKYLGVLMSFENLWITITHLT
- a CDS encoding GntR family transcriptional regulator is translated as MAEKKGASDRAFQKIINLVLSHELKPGDRIYETNLVDELHMSRTPIREALSRLVSTGFLEKTSGQKGYVVPLLSPDDMEQVYYSRIVIEGKAARRAAQNADQKATEDLVRLNEEEKRKYQANAKDEYAALNEKFHMAIAEMSGNTYLYRYIQQLFWRSNLYVFFFMSFYNLKQPESNGTETDIRLSYKEHEKIIEAILAKDGFAAEKAMQEHLITAYNSMLNPQSKPLLTFEEFKD
- a CDS encoding M28 family peptidase, with product MLNDAEMELCKSLSATTLFDDMKNLSQFNRLSGSDGEKDAVNFLKERLTKAGIEWKLHSYPALLSNPQRAELLCKYSQKEEIVPCKTWSFTSSTPKEGIEAYLQFVEKDLLEHHPLTFLADYTANNKDFQNVIVVSRTSNPVAIMEAERRGAVAFISVWEQGDESIVHEGNVNMIWGTPEPEQNHIYPHIPVVILCRPTGEKLIANIKKDRVLGKITTQVQEGITTIPVLEALIPAEEENGNYLLVGNHLDSWHYGSADNATGNAIALNLAEKTIKMTGKKFGLKICWWSGHSNGRYAGSSTYASRNFLDLERNCLAYTNIDMPGMRGATDFSRISAGPDLMEIASQTIHDITGQKGEWNHHVRGWDQSFQNIGISPYFIWSSTLPENNQDTTANSFMSWWWHTEEDLPTYVSRDILEKDAQLYLTAASRVLCNQSFSFNIRALIQQIKKCFATPLFSSHLTYIKEITEMLEDIERVDTTKLSLQKQLFYVRQLNKILYAFKAPMLQDWAISLEYIPGLSLAFSSLPQTARGKLIIDRFAETQKNRILLLLEKIKNCG
- a CDS encoding PHP domain-containing protein, which produces MTLVIDTHLHTEEFSSDSFLPIEKAIQQGKKMGLDGICVTDHESMGMRSYAQELSMKHNFLVLVGLELLTYEGDLLIFGLDAVPEKKMHALDVLSLVEEQGGVAVSAHPFRDNGRGMGNFIRSLPGLSGIEAFNGSTRLTHNFKAHVLAEELRLPRLGGSDAHLVERVGRYATAFPGVVHTEEDFIGAIRTGNVYPVVYDVDRFIKV